The sequence cctacctggttaaagtcAAAATCGAATTGccagtcatcatatttgtgactcgagtctgactcgagtccaagtcatgtgactcgagtccacacctctgaatATCAGATCTCTTATTTATGTGCACCATATACAATGAAGACACAGTttagtggggtggcaggtagcatagtggttagagcattgggccagtaacagaaaggttgctggatcaaatccctgagctgacaaggtaaaaatatatccttctgaacaaggcagttaacccactgttacctgataggctgtcattgtaagtaagaatttgttcttaactgacttgcctagttaaataaatgttcaatTAAAATGAAACCAATTGAAAGCCTCTGACAAAGGGATGGTTACCCAGATTAAGTATAGTCCTGGACCAATCACTGGCAGGTATCTTGGGTATTGTTGACAGGCTACCTTGTTAGCTTCAGTCTGAATGATGGTGTAACACAACAGTCTGAGGAGAGGTCATTGTTGGTAGCCTGGCCCCAGATCTTTTTATGCTATCGTTCCAATTCCTTGTCATGTATGATATGACAAGGAGTTGAATGTTAGCACAAACAGTCTGGTACCCAGGCTACGTTGTTAGGGCTCTGTAGTTTTTCCTGACCATATGATCTAACCAGGGAAATCAGAGAATAACTCAGGACGCTAAGTCCTAGCTATAGTCTAAAACCTAGGCCCAGAGCTTTTTCTGTTCAGGTAAAAGTGAGGACCCTTATTTTCTCTCTGGGCTTCCTTAGGCCTACAGTACACTTTCCCCCTaaaatggcatcctgttccctaTATCAGGGCTATTAAACTCGTACCCTACGAAGTCTGGGTCCTGCTGCTTTTCTTTTCTGTTCTACAGGACCTGATAATTagaccctgattagaggggaacaatgaaaaaaagcagtggaagtggcttcaaggtccagagttgaataggataccatttgggatgcagtcaagACCAGCCGTGCCTCTACAGGAGCCCCTCAGCTCTCTACAGGTTAATAGCTGCATTAATTGGTAGCTGCATTAATTGGTTCCCAGGGAACGAGGTGATAGAGTGGACTAATGACATGGTACCTAATTACTCAATAAACATGTTTCTTACAGTCTTAATATTGGCTTCTGCTTTCCCCATGGTAAAGTGTGGATGGAGTACATTAACCAACGTGTCTTATTGGATTGTTACATTCTGTAGGTCAAACATATCTCACAGTGACCCCGGGAAAAACAAGATAACTTTTATGTCAATAAAGGTATCTGGTCCAGACAGAATATAGTTTGTTTTCATACTAAAGTATTTCCCAAGATTTCTCTCTGAAAATGTCAAACAATCATGTACCTACTGGACCCATTTTCCATTACTGATGGATCTAATGGTGGGCTAACCTTTTACACATTTACATCAATTTATTTACTGTTGTTGATTGATCCAGACAGTTTTGCATATCTTGATTTatttggctgtgtttacacaggtagTCTAATTCTGATAATTTACCAATAATTTGTCTTTTGACAAACCAGATCAGATATTTTGCCAATAATAAAGATCAGAATTGGACTTGCTTTGTAAATGCAGCCTTAGATACTTCAATTTAAGTGAGAAATTCAAAGTTATGAACTTCTcctgtttttatttgatttatatgACAATATTTCATAAATTAGCAAATGTTTTACATTTACCATCCTCACCCCCATTCATTATTGCGACTAGCCTATCAGTAACAAAACACAAGTCAACATCACAAAAATCTAACAATCAGGACGGAAAAGGTCACACTAATGTTTAGCTTATGTTTTAGGGTACAGACCTACAGGTAGTGTGTTTTTACAAGCCTGTCGGATTTTAGCCATCCTAACTCCATACACAATAGGATTTAAAAGTGGCTGGCACATCAGATAGTACACTGATAAAATAGTGTGAAGTACAGTTGGAACATTTCTCATAGGCTTATCAAATCTACTCTGGAGCAGAGTTAAGAAACAGCCAAAAGAGAAGTTGAGCAGCGAGGCCAGATGAGGAGAACAGGTTCTGAAAGCTTTCTGTCTGGTCTCGATGGAAGATTTCAAACAAATAGTCAGAATCTTAATATACGACAACACAATAGTAATTAAAGGGACAGCGACAGTCATAACAATACCACAGAGTCCATAGATGTTATTAACTGTCGTGTCTGAACTTGAACAGGCAAGTTTCACTACCAGGTAGTTGTCACAATACACTTTGTCTATGACGTTTCCACACAATCCCAAACGAATAGTTAAAGACAGTGTTATGCTGAATTTTGCAAAAGAGTACAACCATATTACACAAATTAAAATACACACCTTGCTGGGTGTCATGATGACGTTATACTGTAGTGGATAACATATAGCAAGGTATCTGTCGTATGACATGACTGCTAAATTGCTGAATTCAGTAGTTCCATATGTGTACAAGACAAATATCTGTAGGTAACAGTACACAGTGGAAACTGTATGGTCATCTGAAAGCAAATTAGTCATGAGAGCAGGAAACAAACCAGTGCTACCATACATGTCATTCACAAACAAGCTGCACAGAAACAGATACATGGGTTCATGAAGGCTTCTCTCCATACATATTACCACAATAAGCACTGTGTTCGCAAAAACTATGGAGACGTATAACACAGTTATTATAATGAAATACAAGTACTTTAAGTGTCCGCTGTCACTATATCCAGCAAGGATAAATGACGTGAGTTGTGTTGAGTTCATCATTTTCCCAATAGTACCTATAGAAGTATTTGGAGATATAGTTAGTTCACAAGACAAGTATACCAGTGTCTATCAGGTGAAACAATCTATCTGTTATTGACATCTCATAATTGCTACATTCTTATAATTACCATTGATTATCAAGACTCATTGCATTATTGCCACAGCATTACTCTTCAAAGTGATTCCATGGAAAAACATTGTTACCTGTGGTTGTAATGGACATTGAGTAGAACATACTGCAAACGTCATTCATCGTGTAAGTtcaataatattcatattttgaaTAACAAATACAATTGACACACTCTCAGCTTACAATTTTTTGCTTTACTGTTAAACTTGCATACACTCCAATTATAATGTGAGAATCAAACAGGATGCTAGTCGTG comes from Salmo salar chromosome ssa20, Ssal_v3.1, whole genome shotgun sequence and encodes:
- the LOC106580969 gene encoding olfactory receptor 11A1-like, translating into MMNSTQLTSFILAGYSDSGHLKYLYFIIITVLYVSIVFANTVLIVVICMERSLHEPMYLFLCSLFVNDMYGSTGLFPALMTNLLSDDHTVSTVYCYLQIFVLYTYGTTEFSNLAVMSYDRYLAICYPLQYNVIMTPSKVCILICVIWLYSFAKFSITLSLTIRLGLCGNVIDKVYCDNYLVVKLACSSSDTTVNNIYGLCGIVMTVAVPLITIVLSYIKILTICLKSSIETRQKAFRTCSPHLASLLNFSFGCFLTLLQSRFDKPMRNVPTVLHTILSVYYLMCQPLLNPIVYGVRMAKIRQACKNTLPVGLYPKT